The following coding sequences lie in one Carboxydocella sporoproducens DSM 16521 genomic window:
- a CDS encoding DUF6449 domain-containing protein: MTSGISSSKWVVFKSAVKRFKWLGILYAVALFLELPLVLWMELNREKSIQGNLWAEVAGKSFQSQILFHPVAHLTSIAVAVIFGLILFYYLQNERASTFFHSLPIKRWSLYWQNLLAGLTLIWLPILINGLLLYGVMAVFGVTEVQWPNHYAYDPLMETVDANLANAVSVGKLFAFWLFLNLLMTGLFYIFTVFVGMLTGNVLLQGALTFIGLILPLGLYLLIKFNLWKLLYGFPRDIDESTVLWLSPLVRYLDYQNYQLLFKSQAGYIWYVVAAVLFCLISLFLYRKRHVEAAGETLAAGWIRRVFIYGVATCATLTGGLYFSALNESSTGALYLGYFIGGVLGYIIADMIAYKSFHFYRRWKGMVVFGAVFIVLLASVKLDLYGYQKYVPEQDEVKEVFFNGLNRDSVPAVESLKGQDNIRRVRELHRQIIKLEKENRNLEKSLNRPIPDGAFRPEEPRRVMTADITYVLDSGRKVKRTYMIDMDRYREFLYPIFNSEETKRSIYGRLFKTDVKKIDELNISNYHLGKSVRIYKRAEIDEALAALKKDVLNVSYEAAVENKRPTLAMLEFIAKTSWESKYVYYNLNYYEDFKNFTAFLEKHGYMEELFLNPEDVSEIIVKKAGSAETVAVKDKQKIKVLLNWCNLEDERAYLMRQQQPVNKGMVEYYGKIVTKKGSPIFVVFDSSPYAQQLIFKMMQEK, encoded by the coding sequence ATGACATCCGGAATATCCTCTAGTAAATGGGTTGTGTTTAAAAGCGCGGTGAAGAGGTTCAAATGGCTGGGCATCCTCTATGCCGTGGCATTGTTTCTAGAACTGCCTCTGGTTTTATGGATGGAGCTCAACAGAGAAAAATCCATTCAGGGAAATCTCTGGGCCGAGGTTGCCGGTAAAAGTTTCCAGTCCCAAATCTTGTTCCACCCTGTTGCGCACCTTACCAGCATAGCCGTGGCGGTGATTTTCGGGTTGATACTGTTCTATTACCTGCAAAATGAACGGGCCAGCACCTTTTTCCATAGCCTGCCCATTAAACGGTGGTCCCTTTACTGGCAAAACCTCCTGGCGGGGTTGACCCTGATCTGGCTGCCGATCTTGATTAACGGGCTGTTGCTATACGGAGTTATGGCTGTTTTTGGAGTGACGGAAGTCCAGTGGCCCAATCATTATGCATATGACCCGTTAATGGAGACGGTTGATGCCAATCTTGCCAATGCCGTTTCCGTCGGTAAGCTTTTTGCTTTCTGGTTGTTCCTGAATTTATTAATGACCGGATTGTTCTATATATTTACCGTGTTTGTTGGCATGCTCACCGGCAATGTGCTGCTCCAGGGAGCATTAACCTTTATTGGCCTGATCCTGCCTTTAGGACTGTATTTACTGATAAAATTCAACCTGTGGAAGTTGTTATACGGTTTTCCGAGAGACATTGATGAAAGCACCGTGCTGTGGCTGTCCCCTCTGGTCAGATACCTGGATTATCAGAATTACCAGCTCCTGTTTAAATCACAGGCAGGATATATATGGTATGTGGTAGCTGCCGTGTTGTTCTGTCTGATTAGCCTTTTCCTTTACAGGAAAAGGCATGTGGAGGCTGCCGGGGAAACCCTGGCTGCCGGGTGGATACGCCGGGTATTCATATACGGAGTGGCGACCTGCGCGACTCTGACCGGTGGCCTGTACTTTAGCGCACTCAATGAAAGCAGCACCGGAGCATTATACCTGGGATATTTTATCGGCGGGGTGCTGGGTTATATCATCGCCGACATGATCGCCTATAAGTCCTTTCACTTTTATAGGAGATGGAAGGGGATGGTGGTTTTCGGCGCTGTCTTCATCGTGCTTCTCGCTTCAGTCAAACTGGACTTGTATGGCTATCAAAAATATGTCCCGGAACAGGATGAGGTAAAAGAAGTGTTCTTTAACGGCCTGAACAGGGATAGCGTACCGGCTGTCGAAAGTCTGAAAGGGCAGGACAACATCAGGCGGGTGCGTGAACTCCACCGGCAGATAATCAAGCTGGAAAAGGAGAACCGGAACCTGGAGAAATCTTTAAACAGGCCGATACCCGACGGTGCTTTCAGACCAGAAGAGCCTAGAAGGGTTATGACAGCTGATATAACTTATGTTCTGGACAGCGGCCGCAAGGTTAAGCGGACATACATGATTGACATGGACCGCTACCGTGAGTTTCTCTACCCCATATTCAATTCTGAGGAAACAAAGAGAAGTATCTACGGGCGCCTGTTCAAAACCGATGTGAAAAAGATAGACGAGCTAAATATAAGCAACTATCATCTGGGTAAAAGTGTCCGCATCTATAAACGGGCGGAAATAGACGAAGCTCTGGCGGCCCTGAAAAAGGATGTGTTAAATGTCTCTTATGAAGCAGCCGTGGAAAACAAGCGGCCAACCCTGGCGATGCTTGAATTTATCGCAAAGACAAGCTGGGAGAGTAAGTACGTTTACTATAATTTGAATTATTATGAGGACTTCAAAAACTTTACAGCTTTTCTGGAGAAACACGGTTATATGGAAGAACTGTTCCTGAACCCGGAGGATGTGTCCGAAATAATTGTGAAAAAAGCTGGTTCTGCTGAGACCGTGGCAGTGAAGGATAAGCAGAAGATAAAGGTACTCTTGAACTGGTGCAACCTGGAGGATGAGCGGGCCTACCTCATGAGGCAGCAGCAGCCGGTCAACAAAGGGATGGTTGAATATTACGGCAAAATAGTAACGAAAAAGGGCAGCCCCATCTTTGTTGTGTTTGATAGCAGCCCTTATGCTCAGCAGTTGATTTTTAAAATGATGCAAGAGAAGTAG